In the Cryptococcus neoformans var. neoformans JEC21 chromosome 1, complete sequence genome, one interval contains:
- a CDS encoding ubiquitin-specific protease, putative has translation MTRPPSPPSFTGLPLSQLLQYASDDNGAGSHPPKVWFERACYNADKAKLAERKQSKEDMFVSYSRACQSYINVAMHNDWPETKKKDPQLAARVKDFKPMYDSFVAKAKALKEELRHAEASSPAQSKPESSKPSVSRQRSGPEITSIGNIRDRMQALAGHGMEVETIQSKRLSREAPAKAPKPAALSSVTNSAARSRSGSESRPLSTTTTNGRQLVVTASSKPPPTASQEKSPPSAPVNVQANGSSSRSRRSTLTSEGQGMSVSVGSVAASPAQSPMPTPAAGPYRSPLPSIPSSPQPLPASHPPLPSPEPPRPNVPINSSDMESHPEDGLAEFERAFPSLSEFGKQWDGDSLQPDTNSNDMYHAPQYPKPPKQPPISEEDDIPDLPSLPSVPTFKPGLPPPPARPDAYAFSPPATSPSVQTRGQTPVPRGPSPPKPDVGSGVGLHRPASTPMPNIAGLDLIDMPDGDVPQGKAMNGGGKMEALNSPEAVSRPPQYSDATSRPTPTTRHPLPQLPSRPPTSDAVQPTLKPKEKPKFPFSNSITPDELREYFLNPSVEMLFLDIRPEDEWKKGYVGREYEKRGARVEIVWLDPTVLLREGMTASKLEDALSLSPAVQREAFQNRHKYDLVIVYDTRSPVWPKDGPLNRIWDIFFMGHDEKRLQRNPVILVGGYEKWREFIKMRAARHAHTAKGKDVREGVNGYAVMRSDVVSPAPSEISVKNANREAPVYQASQYAKSIAENFGAGPQSMTGDSYRPSTHSHSQSQLYTPTYRHHHSRTGSTYSSHGAIAAPPQASIHPGPGARRRSDYIEHTGQSYSGSASTSPSIQSTGTTPQPQQQYYASPSLPASNSVTPSISSMASPRASIDYPQAHALAKVPVPMPPPAVARPMERHDAYTSTHVHAQSLVPTSSGYGQLPSQGQVTRSQAMRRMDTVPVGGKDKVGYWRDVVLGITGLKNLGNTCYMNSTIQCLSATYPFSTFFLDGTFARSINKENPLGTKGELAKAWAELLRVLWSEKYEFLSPMTFRKQITHFAPQFLGSDQHDSQEFLSFVLDGLHEDLNRVKRKPPPVEMTPEREAMLESAPPEVASEREWAIYRQRNDSLIVDLFQGQYRNRLECLTCHKTSTTYDAFMYMSLPVPSGKTKVVIQELIDEFVKAEVMEKENAWYCPRCKTNRRASKTLTIARLPPVLLIQLKRFTTRDGLFWDKSETPVIFPIRGLDLTRYLPGPAGSSIGSGRQVGPDGTFDPRAQVGPFKYDLYGVSNHMGTLSSGHYTAFVKSKEGWKYCEDSQVMPAQEKDVISRPAYILFYKRVPG, from the exons ATGACTCGGCCGCCGTCCCCGCCATCGTTCACAGGGCTCCCGCTCTCGCAGCTGCTGCAGTACGCCTCGGACGACAACGGCGCAGGCAGCCACCCGCCCAAAGTATGGTTCGAACGCGCATGCTACAACGCCGACAAGGCAAAGTTGGCAGAGCGCAAACAGAGCAAAGAGGACATGTTCGTCAGCTACAGCAGGGCGTGCCAGTCCTATATCAACGTTGCGATGCACAACGACTGGCCAGAGaccaagaaaaaggatcCTCAGTTGGCCGCCAGAGTCAAGGATTTCAAGCCG ATGTACGATTCATTTGTCGCAAAGGCCAAGGCTTTAAAAGAGGAACTTCGGCATGCGGAGGCATCTTCACCCGCTCAGTCCAAACCAGAATCATCCAAACCATCGGTATCAAGACAACGATCTGGGCCTGAAATAACATCAATCGGCAACATCAGAGATCGAATGCAGGCACTTGCCGGACACGGAATGGAGGTTGAGACTATTCAGTCGAAGCGCTTAAGTAGAGAGGCTCCTGCCAAAGCGCCAAAGCCTGCTGCATTGAGTAGCGTGACCAACTCTGCGGCAAGGTCTAGGAGTGGCAGCGAGTCGCGACCTTTGTCCACAACAACGACCAATGGGCGGCAACTCGTGGTCACTGCTTCATCTAAACCACCACCAACTGCGTCACAAGAGAAATCACCTCCATCTGCACCCGTCAACGTACAAGCCAATGGATCGTCCAGCAGATCACGGCGATCCACTTTGACGAGTGAAGGGCAGGGCATGAGCGTATCTGTTGGGTCTGTGGCAGCTTCACCGGCGCAATCACCGATGCCCACACCTGCAGCTGGCCCATACAGATCGCCCTTAccctccatcccttcctctcctcagcctcttccagcATCTCATCCGCCATTACCCTCTCCCGAGCCACCACGACCAAATGTTCCCATCAACTCGTCCGACATGGAGTCTCATCCTGAAGACGGCTTGGCAGAGTTTGAGCGTGCtttcccatctctctccGAATTTGGGAAACAATGGGATGGCGACTCGTTACAGCCTGACACGAATAGTAATGATATGTACCACGCCCCGCAGTACCCGAAACCTCCAAAGCAACCGCCTATctctgaagaagacgataTCCCAGACCTTCCATCTTTACCTTCCGTTCCGACATTCAAGCCCGGCCTGCCTCCCCCTCCTGCTCGACCGGACGCATATGCATTCTCACCACCAGCCACTTCCCCGTCTGTTCAAACTCGGGGACAAACTCCCGTCCCCCGCGGGCCATCACCTCCTAAACCCGATGTTGGTTCGGGTGTCGGTCTGCATCGACCGGCTAGTACGCCCATGCCTAATATTGCTGGTTTAGATCTGATAGATATGCCTGATGGGGATGTACCTCAAGGAAAAGCCATGAACGGTGGTGGAAAAATGGAAGCTCTAAATTCCCCTGAGGCTGTATCTAGGCCTCCCCAATATTCTGACGCAACATCCCGTCCTACTCCAACCACACggcatcctcttccccaacttccttctcgccctcccACCTCTGATGCCGTACAGCCTACTCTCAAACCCAAGGAGAAACCAAAGTTTCCTTTTAGTAATTCTATCACTCCGGATGAACTTCGCGAATACTTTCTCAATCCTTCAGTGGAGATGTTGTTCTTGGACATAAGGCCGGAAGAcgagtggaagaagggatatGTAGGGAGAGAGTatgagaagagaggtgCGAGGGTGGAGATTGTGTGGCTGGATCCGACAGTCTTGCTTCGTGAAGG TATGACCGCGAGCAAATTAGAAGACGcactttccctttcccccgCTGTTCAACGCGAAGCTTTTCAGAATCGACACAAATACGACCTCGTCATAGTCTACGACACTCGTTCTCCCGTATGGCCCAAGGACGGTCCTTTAAACCGAATTTGGGATATATTCTTTATGGGCCACGACGAGAAGCGTTTGCAGAGAAATCCCGTCATTTTGGTAGGAGGTTATGAAAAGTGGAGAGAGTTTATCAAGATGCGAGCGGCTAGGCATGCACATACGGcaaaggggaaggatgtGAGGGAGGGGGTGAATGGGTATGCGGTGATGCGATCGGATGTTGTGTCCCCTGCGCCTTCCGAGATTAGTGTTAAGAATGCGAACAGGGAAGCACCGGTCTACCAGGCATCACAGTATGCGAAGAGTATCGCTGAAAAC TTTGGCGCTGGACCCCAATCCATGACGGGAGACTCGTACCGTCCCTCCACACATTCTCACTCCCAATCGCAACTCTACACGCCCACATACAGGCATCATCACTCCAGAACGGGCTCAACTTACTCCTCCCACGGCGCTATTGCCGCTCCTCCACAAGCTTCCATTCACCCCGGACCAGGTGCCAGACGGCGAAGCGACTACATTGAACATACAGGTCAATCGTACTCTGGCTCAGCCTCGACTTCCCCCTCCATACAATCGACTGGCACCAcacctcaacctcaacagcAATACTACGcttccccatccctccCTGCTTCTAACTCCGTGACACCGTCCATATCATCCATGGCCTCTCCTCGGGCATCGATCGATTACCCTCAAGCGCACGCATTGGCAAAGGTACCAGTCCCGATGCCTCCCCCAGCCGTGGCGAGACCGATGGAACGACATGATGCGTACACCAGCACACATGTGCATGCGCAGAGTTTGGTACCGACTTCTTCCGGTTATGGTCAACTTCCATCACAAGGGCAAGTGACGAGGAGTCAGGCGATGAGGCGCATGGACACTGTGCCTGTTGGTGGGAAGGATAAAGTGGGGTATTGGCGGGATGTGGTGTTGGGTATTACCGGGTTGAAGAACCTTGGAAA TACTTGTTATATGAACTCGACAATACAGTGTCTCAGTGCGACATACCCATTCTCTACGTTTTTCCTTG ATGGAACGTTTGCACGTTCAATAAACAAAGAAAATCCCTTGGGGACGAAAGGCGAGTTGGCCAAAGCCTGGGCAGAATTATTGAGAGTATTGTGGAGTGAGAAATATGAGTTCTTATCACCTATGACTTTCCGG AAACAAATCACTCACTTTGCTCCCCAATTCCTCGGTTCTGACCAACATGACTCTCAAGAATTCTTGTCATTCGTCCTTGACGGCTTACATGAGGACCTTAACCGAGTCAAGCGCAAACCCCCCCCTGTGGAGATGACTCCCGAAAGAGAGGCGATGCTGGAGAGCGCCCCACCAGAAGTGGCTTCTGAGAGAGAATGGGCAATCTACCGGCAGAGGAATGATAGTTTGATTGTGGATCTGTTCCAGGGGCAGTATAGGAATAGGTTGGAGTGTTTGACCTGTCACAAG ACATCGACAACTTATGATGCGTTCATGTACATGTCTCTGCCCGTTCCATCGGGTAAAACAAAGGTGGTTATACAAGAACTCATTGACGAATTCGTCAAGGCCGAAGtgatggaaaaggagaacgcCTG GTATTGTCCTCGCTGCAAAACCAACCGTCGTGCTTCCAAGACACTAACCATCGCTCGTCTTCCACCTGTACTGCTCATCCAACTCAAACGATTCACAACGCGAGACGGTCTCTTCTGGGACAAGTCCGAGACACCGgtcatcttccccatcaGAGGTTTAGATCTTACACGGTACTTGCCTGGACCTGCAGGTTCGTCGATAGGAAGTGGAAGGCAGGTGGGGCCGGATGGAACGTTTGATCCAAGGGCTCAAGTGGGGCCGTTCAAGTATGATTTGTATGGTGTAAGTAATCATATGGGGACGCTCAGTTCAGGTCATT ATACGGCTTTTGTGAAGAGtaaagaaggatggaagtATTGTGAGGATAGTCAGGTGATGCCTGCacaggagaaggacgtAATT TCCCGACCAGCATATATCTT GTTCTATAAGCGAGTACCTGGATAG